One window from the genome of Nitrosospira multiformis encodes:
- a CDS encoding CopD family protein → MIEVIATLLRWLQLASNMILVGSCIFLAIAGSFHSPWVTRLQRALPWLGLLLLLGLLGILATTTAQATGITENAWRPDAWFALLQNTRMGHIWVGRALLALLVAAIALYIRYTPAARWRYLLCATVASLTLVVGSLASHAAAEELSVVSILPYALHIILASVWFGALPAFLVVCFACTAPAAHAAAAPSGLQSDAIARIHELFQSREEAVQAGAQALKRFSVMALPVMLAVIATGIIITDRMVDTTYAAMVSTQYGWLLNAKIGLLIVVLLIAARARATWLPLLSQISPQNTDKALAAGQRLRKWVSFEFVLALGIVLLATIVANTVPAKHAIIQNWPYTFRFSLAATWGEESVMLRAWAGIALLLLAGGALAYGRARHWDKKRRIGLPALAAVLALAVGLPPLAIDAYPETYRKTPVPFDTISIANGSTLFAENCVACHGLQGKGNGVLAKTFAKPPVDMLTEPHTAKHTAGDFFHWLTFGIPDTGMPVFADKLSEEERWDVVNFLHAMSRGYQARLMSPRVVPDQPQPSLGPPNFSYTAHDGSSGTLKDFRGQKNVLLVMFSWPASRERMEQLSALNAQLNTANTVLLAVPEDDPDSQEIAQMTAQVPFPVITQGAAEIVRSYTLFRRTLNKPDLLGEGSLPPHLEFLVDRFGYLRARWIPEADGPGWDNTGMLLQQLAQLNREKEILPPPGDHVH, encoded by the coding sequence ATGATCGAGGTCATCGCGACGCTCCTGCGCTGGTTACAGCTTGCGTCCAACATGATCCTGGTCGGCAGTTGCATCTTCCTCGCCATCGCCGGATCGTTCCACTCCCCCTGGGTGACCCGGCTGCAACGCGCCCTGCCGTGGCTGGGCCTGCTGCTGCTGCTGGGCCTGCTGGGCATCCTCGCCACCACCACGGCGCAGGCCACCGGCATAACCGAAAATGCCTGGCGGCCGGATGCCTGGTTCGCCCTCCTGCAGAATACCCGTATGGGCCACATCTGGGTGGGCCGCGCGCTCCTGGCCCTCCTGGTTGCCGCCATCGCCCTCTACATCCGCTACACCCCCGCAGCGCGCTGGCGCTACCTCCTGTGCGCGACGGTCGCCTCCCTCACGCTGGTAGTGGGCTCACTCGCGAGCCATGCCGCGGCCGAAGAACTCTCGGTGGTATCGATCCTGCCCTACGCCCTGCACATCATCCTGGCCAGCGTCTGGTTCGGCGCCCTGCCGGCTTTCCTCGTCGTCTGTTTCGCCTGCACCGCCCCGGCGGCCCATGCGGCGGCCGCCCCCTCCGGCCTCCAGAGCGACGCCATTGCCCGCATCCACGAACTGTTCCAATCGCGCGAAGAAGCGGTGCAAGCCGGCGCCCAGGCGCTCAAACGTTTCTCGGTCATGGCGCTGCCGGTCATGCTGGCCGTCATCGCCACCGGCATCATCATCACCGACCGCATGGTCGACACCACCTACGCCGCCATGGTCTCCACCCAGTACGGCTGGCTGCTCAACGCCAAGATCGGCCTGCTCATCGTGGTACTGCTGATTGCCGCGCGCGCGCGCGCCACCTGGCTGCCGCTGCTCTCCCAGATCTCGCCGCAGAATACGGACAAGGCCCTGGCGGCGGGGCAACGCCTGCGCAAATGGGTCAGCTTCGAATTCGTCCTGGCGCTGGGCATCGTGCTCTTGGCCACCATCGTGGCCAATACCGTCCCGGCCAAGCACGCCATCATCCAGAACTGGCCCTACACCTTCCGCTTCTCCCTGGCCGCCACCTGGGGAGAAGAGAGCGTCATGCTGCGCGCCTGGGCAGGCATTGCCCTGCTGCTGCTGGCCGGCGGAGCGCTCGCTTACGGGCGCGCCCGGCACTGGGACAAGAAGCGGCGCATCGGCCTGCCGGCGCTGGCCGCGGTGCTGGCCCTGGCGGTGGGACTGCCGCCGCTGGCCATCGATGCCTACCCGGAAACCTACCGCAAGACCCCGGTCCCGTTCGACACCATCTCCATTGCCAACGGCTCGACCCTGTTCGCCGAGAACTGCGTGGCCTGCCACGGCCTGCAGGGCAAGGGCAATGGCGTGCTGGCCAAGACCTTTGCCAAGCCGCCGGTGGACATGCTGACCGAACCGCACACCGCCAAGCATACCGCGGGCGACTTCTTCCACTGGCTGACCTTCGGCATTCCCGATACCGGCATGCCGGTATTCGCCGACAAACTCTCGGAAGAAGAGCGCTGGGACGTGGTCAACTTCCTGCACGCCATGTCGCGCGGCTACCAGGCGCGCCTGATGAGCCCGCGCGTCGTGCCCGACCAGCCCCAGCCCTCCCTGGGCCCGCCCAACTTCTCCTACACCGCGCACGACGGCTCCAGCGGCACCCTGAAAGACTTCCGTGGCCAGAAGAACGTGCTGCTGGTCATGTTCTCCTGGCCGGCCTCGCGCGAACGGATGGAGCAGCTGAGCGCGCTCAACGCCCAGCTCAATACCGCCAACACCGTGCTGCTGGCGGTGCCGGAGGATGATCCGGATTCGCAGGAAATCGCGCAAATGACCGCCCAGGTTCCCTTCCCAGTGATCACCCAGGGTGCGGCCGAGATCGTGCGCAGCTACACCCTGTTCCGGCGCACGCTGAACAAGCCCGACCTGCTGGGCGAGGGCAGCCTGCCCCCGCACCTGGAATTCCTGGTCGACCGCTTCGGCTACCTGCGTGCGCGCTGGATCCCCGAAGCCGACGGCCCCGGCTGGGACAATACCGGCATGCTGCTGCAGCAGCTCGCACAGCTCAATCGCGAAAAGGAAATCCTCCCCCCGCCCGGCGATCATGTGCATTGA
- the scpB gene encoding SMC-Scp complex subunit ScpB, whose amino-acid sequence MSDPSVSLPLSSFTGAFSPGEIKRILETALLTNQEPLPLSELRKLFDDELSAEILRRLLEELREDWEGKGIELVTVAGGWRFQARPEMQEFLDRLNPQKPPRYSRAVLETLAIIAYRQPVTRGDIEEIRGVAVSGPVLKALESRGWISAIGHRDVPGRPVLYATTMSFLNDLNLRALEELPPLEELGTLLEPSEKMGSMELLSSS is encoded by the coding sequence ATGTCAGACCCATCAGTTTCCTTGCCGCTGTCTAGCTTCACCGGCGCGTTCAGCCCCGGCGAGATAAAGCGAATTCTGGAAACGGCATTGCTTACAAACCAGGAACCGCTGCCGCTATCGGAATTGAGGAAATTGTTTGACGATGAGCTGAGCGCGGAAATTCTACGCAGGCTGCTTGAAGAATTGCGTGAGGACTGGGAGGGAAAAGGGATAGAGCTGGTAACAGTTGCCGGCGGCTGGCGTTTTCAAGCCAGGCCGGAGATGCAGGAATTCCTGGATCGGCTTAATCCTCAAAAACCCCCGCGCTATTCACGTGCAGTGCTTGAGACGCTTGCCATTATTGCCTATCGTCAACCGGTAACGCGCGGCGATATTGAGGAAATCCGGGGTGTCGCAGTCTCGGGTCCGGTACTTAAAGCGCTTGAGTCGCGTGGTTGGATCAGTGCCATCGGACATCGCGATGTTCCCGGCAGACCGGTCTTATATGCGACGACCATGAGTTTTCTCAATGATCTAAATCTGCGCGCTCTGGAGGAGTTGCCTCCGCTGGAGGAACTGGGTACGCTACTCGAGCCCAGCGAGAAAATGGGAAGCATGGAATTACTATCATCTTCATAA
- a CDS encoding tryptophan--tRNA ligase, which produces MFTDRVLSGMRPTGGLHLGHYHGVLKNWVELQHQFECLFFVADWHALTTHYDTPEVIEQHVWDMVIDWLAAGVDPAQATLFIQSRVPAHAELHVLLSMITPLGWLERVPTYKDQQEKLTEKDLSTYGFLGYPLLQSADILIYRATRVPVGEDQAPHIEFTREITRRFNHIFGKEVGFQEKAELAIKKLGSKKSKVYRELRNRYQEQGDDGALAAAKSLLDEQQNLSMGDQERLFGYLEGGGKMILSEPEVMLTPASKMPGLDGQKMSKSYNNTINLREDEASVIKKIRTMPTDPARVRRSDPGDPAKCPLWQFHLVYSNAETREWVQQGCTTAGIGCLECKQPVIDAILAEQKPMHERARMYEEDPTLVRNIIADGCERADKLAQETMRDVREAMGLNYF; this is translated from the coding sequence ATGTTCACTGATCGCGTTTTGTCGGGGATGCGCCCCACTGGCGGCCTCCACTTAGGGCATTACCACGGAGTGCTAAAAAACTGGGTGGAGCTGCAGCACCAATTCGAATGTCTGTTTTTTGTTGCCGACTGGCACGCTCTCACCACGCATTACGACACCCCGGAGGTCATCGAACAACATGTCTGGGACATGGTGATAGATTGGCTTGCTGCCGGTGTGGACCCGGCGCAGGCGACTTTATTCATTCAATCGCGGGTGCCGGCCCATGCCGAGTTGCATGTCCTGCTTTCCATGATTACCCCGCTGGGCTGGCTGGAACGCGTTCCCACCTACAAGGATCAGCAGGAAAAATTGACGGAAAAGGATCTGAGCACCTACGGCTTCCTGGGCTACCCCCTGCTTCAGAGCGCGGATATCCTTATTTACCGGGCTACTCGTGTACCCGTAGGCGAGGATCAGGCCCCGCATATCGAATTTACCCGCGAGATCACGCGACGCTTCAACCATATTTTCGGCAAGGAAGTCGGCTTCCAGGAAAAAGCCGAATTGGCGATAAAAAAACTTGGTTCTAAAAAATCCAAGGTCTACCGCGAACTACGAAATCGTTACCAGGAGCAGGGCGACGATGGGGCGCTGGCCGCCGCGAAATCGCTGCTTGATGAACAGCAGAACTTGAGCATGGGCGACCAGGAACGATTATTCGGCTACCTCGAGGGCGGCGGCAAGATGATACTCTCCGAACCTGAGGTCATGCTTACGCCGGCGTCGAAGATGCCGGGGCTGGATGGCCAGAAAATGTCCAAATCCTACAATAACACCATTAATCTGCGGGAGGATGAGGCTAGCGTCATAAAGAAGATCCGCACGATGCCAACCGACCCGGCGCGCGTCCGGCGCAGTGACCCGGGTGATCCCGCCAAGTGTCCGCTATGGCAATTCCACCTGGTTTACTCGAATGCGGAGACCAGGGAATGGGTACAACAGGGCTGCACGACCGCCGGTATCGGCTGTCTGGAATGCAAGCAACCTGTTATTGACGCAATACTGGCGGAACAGAAACCCATGCACGAGCGTGCCCGAATGTACGAAGAGGATCCCACGCTGGTACGTAATATCATCGCTGACGGATGTGAGAGAGCAGACAAACTGGCTCAAGAGACGATGCGTGACGTCAGGGAGGCGATGGGCTTAAATTATTTTTAG
- a CDS encoding segregation and condensation protein A, which produces MNDSLHPISNPVVKIHGEPLRELPRDLYIPPDALEVFLDTFQGPLDLLLYLIRKHNLDVLDIPMAELTRQYMAYVEMMRANQLELAAEYLLMAAVLIEIKSRMLLPRPVNRAEEEGDPRAELVRRLLEYEQMKVAAQRLNELPQAERDFALTQVWINQTVVKRLPDISMDDLRNAWLALMARSQANRRHRITRDELSVRAHMSRILRHLQGHQFIEFNELFSATASVAEVVVTFLALLELVRENQVEVAQSQAFGIIYVRPISFLAAV; this is translated from the coding sequence ATGAATGACTCTCTTCATCCCATCAGCAATCCGGTGGTGAAGATCCATGGTGAACCACTCAGGGAGTTACCACGGGATTTGTACATCCCGCCGGATGCGCTGGAAGTGTTTCTTGACACTTTCCAGGGGCCTCTTGATTTGCTGCTCTATCTTATTCGCAAACATAATCTGGACGTGCTGGATATACCCATGGCGGAACTTACGCGGCAATACATGGCCTATGTCGAAATGATGCGAGCCAATCAATTGGAGTTGGCGGCGGAATATCTCCTGATGGCCGCGGTGCTGATCGAAATCAAATCGCGCATGTTACTGCCACGCCCTGTCAATAGAGCTGAGGAAGAGGGTGATCCACGCGCTGAGCTGGTGCGCCGTTTGCTGGAATATGAGCAGATGAAAGTCGCAGCACAGCGGCTTAACGAATTGCCGCAGGCTGAACGTGATTTTGCGCTGACGCAGGTATGGATCAATCAGACCGTGGTTAAACGTCTGCCGGATATCAGCATGGATGACCTGCGTAACGCCTGGCTTGCGCTAATGGCTCGCTCGCAGGCGAACCGCCGGCATCGTATCACCCGGGATGAGCTTTCGGTTCGTGCACATATGAGCCGCATCTTGCGCCATCTCCAGGGCCATCAGTTTATCGAGTTCAATGAATTATTCAGCGCAACCGCTAGCGTAGCGGAAGTGGTGGTAACTTTTCTTGCGTTGCTGGAGTTGGTCAGGGAGAATCAGGTGGAAGTAGCACAATCTCAGGCTTTTGGAATTATTTATGTCAGACCCATCAGTTTCCTTGCCGCTGTCTAG
- a CDS encoding copper resistance CopC family protein, translating into MESWMVSALKRIMAGSVLLMAMAASLHSAPALAHAMLVKAEPPRRAVLTVTPGQVRLWFNEEVEKDYAALTVLDAGKTPVTDAKPTIAPDDPRAIVLPLPELAAGKYTVKFRVLSVDGHVVDSSYDFTVKSKAQEK; encoded by the coding sequence ATGGAATCATGGATGGTTTCCGCCCTCAAGCGGATCATGGCAGGCAGTGTGCTGCTGATGGCCATGGCGGCGAGCCTGCACAGCGCGCCCGCCCTGGCGCATGCGATGCTGGTCAAGGCGGAACCGCCGCGCCGGGCGGTACTCACCGTCACGCCGGGGCAAGTGCGGCTCTGGTTCAATGAAGAAGTCGAAAAGGACTACGCGGCGCTGACCGTACTCGACGCCGGCAAGACCCCCGTCACCGACGCCAAGCCCACGATTGCGCCCGACGACCCCCGAGCCATCGTCCTGCCCCTGCCGGAACTGGCTGCCGGCAAGTACACGGTCAAGTTCCGGGTATTATCGGTGGACGGCCACGTGGTTGACTCGTCCTACGACTTTACCGTAAAGAGCAAAGCGCAAGAGAAATGA
- a CDS encoding ParA family protein, translating to MRILHSVPIAAGGSAWERRERAKESELMEQAMRTILVANPKGGCGKTTLSTNLAAYLAGQNQRIVMWDLDRQKSSLDWLALRPAELPTITSLDADRNEIHPDIPENYDWLVLDSPAGMHGKNLAHALKLADKVVVPVQPSVFDMAATRDFLDQLMEEKSVRKHKAFIGIIGMRVDPRTRAAATLEQFLEQYDLPILTYLRDTMVYVNAAFNGKGIFDLPPYQAERDLLQWQPIIEWVNA from the coding sequence ATGCGAATCCTGCATAGCGTTCCGATAGCGGCTGGCGGTAGCGCTTGGGAGCGACGGGAAAGAGCGAAGGAGAGCGAGCTTATGGAGCAAGCGATGCGAACGATTCTGGTGGCAAACCCCAAGGGGGGGTGCGGAAAAACGACGTTGTCAACCAACCTGGCCGCTTATCTGGCCGGACAAAATCAGCGGATTGTCATGTGGGATCTGGATCGCCAGAAGTCATCACTGGACTGGCTCGCATTGCGCCCCGCTGAATTGCCGACGATTACCAGTCTGGATGCGGATCGCAATGAGATCCATCCGGATATTCCGGAAAACTACGATTGGCTTGTGCTGGATTCCCCGGCGGGTATGCACGGCAAGAATCTTGCCCATGCATTGAAACTTGCAGATAAAGTTGTGGTGCCGGTGCAGCCTTCGGTATTCGACATGGCCGCCACGCGGGATTTTCTGGATCAGCTAATGGAAGAAAAATCCGTGCGGAAGCACAAAGCATTCATCGGTATTATTGGTATGCGGGTGGACCCCCGCACTCGCGCCGCGGCTACCCTGGAACAATTTCTTGAACAGTATGATCTACCGATTCTTACTTATTTACGTGACACGATGGTGTATGTCAATGCAGCCTTCAATGGCAAGGGTATTTTTGATTTGCCACCCTATCAGGCTGAGCGCGACTTGTTGCAATGGCAGCCGATTATTGAATGGGTAAATGCCTAG